In one Rutidosis leptorrhynchoides isolate AG116_Rl617_1_P2 chromosome 8, CSIRO_AGI_Rlap_v1, whole genome shotgun sequence genomic region, the following are encoded:
- the LOC139864519 gene encoding cysteine proteinase inhibitor A-like: protein MAYDHHAPLMRNMRITIITIIPVLLNVLLVGFGSAENGQKTVGNWLEIVSPDDPVVIEVAKFALEEHNNDTNSSLKFERVVKGENQIVGGINWRLTIEVEDDNSIKNCEALVYEQPWEDVRQLSSFKIIE from the coding sequence ATGGCATATGATCACCACGCTCCCCTTATGAGGAATATGAggatcaccatcatcaccatcatcccTGTGCTGTTAAACGTTCTTCTCGTCGGTTTTGGGTCCGCAGAGAATGGTCAAAAGACGGTAGGAAATTGGCTAGAAATTGTTAGCCCAGATGATCCGGTGGTAATTGAGGTAGCCAAGTTTGCATTAGAAGAACATAATAACGATACAAATAGTAGTTTGAAGTTTGAAAGAGTTGTGAAAGGTGAAAACCAAATTGTGGGTGGAATTAATTGGAGGCTAACTATTGAGGTTGAAGATGATAATTCAATTAAAAATTGTGAAGCTCTTGTTTACGAACAACCTTGGGAAGATGTTAGACAACTATCTTCATTTAAGATCATTGAATGA